A portion of the Nitratidesulfovibrio sp. SRB-5 genome contains these proteins:
- a CDS encoding UxaA family hydrolase has translation MSIQFLVHEDGDSVGVVVVEGVKAGQDLTGWVMAEDRTITFKVLNDIPIGHKLALKNLSVGDTVMKYGTDIGKVVAPIKQGEHLHVHNVKTKRW, from the coding sequence ATGTCGATCCAATTTCTGGTGCACGAAGACGGCGATTCCGTCGGCGTCGTGGTTGTTGAAGGCGTCAAGGCTGGTCAGGACCTGACCGGCTGGGTGATGGCCGAAGACCGGACCATTACCTTCAAGGTGCTCAACGATATTCCGATCGGCCACAAGCTGGCCCTGAAGAACCTTTCCGTGGGTGACACCGTGATGAAGTACGGCACCGACATCGGCAAGGTCGTCGCTCCCATCAAGCAGGGCGAACACCTGCACGTTCACAACGTCAAGACCAAGAGGTGGTAG